A stretch of the Acyrthosiphon pisum isolate AL4f chromosome A2, pea_aphid_22Mar2018_4r6ur, whole genome shotgun sequence genome encodes the following:
- the LOC100160965 gene encoding protein SCO1 homolog, mitochondrial-like, producing MLIYFGFSHCPDICPDELEKMALVVDNLEKEDMNTGIQGIFITVDPDRDTPKIVDKYIKEFSSKFIGLSGTSEQIQQVCKRYRVYYSPGKKDVDNDYIVDHTIIMYLVNPEGEFIDYFGQNKTADEIVEHILLHMFKFKQEKGSLLSNTLEKINSLSGKKIVAS from the exons ATGCTCATCTATTTTGGTTTCAGTCATTGTCCAGATATATGTCCTGATGAATTAGAAAAAATGGCATTAGTTGTAGATAATCTTG aaaaagaaGACATGAATACAGGCATTCAAGGTATTTTCATCACTGTAGATCCAGACAGAGATACTCCTAAAattgtagataaatatattaaggaattttcttcaaaattcaTTGGTTTAAGTGGCACTTCGGAGCAAATTCAGCAAGTGTGCAAAAGATATAGAGTTTATTATAGTCCTGGAAAGAAAGACGTCGATAATGATTATATT GTGGACCATACGATCATTATGTACTTGGTTAATCCAGAGGGTGAATTCATAGATTATTTCGGACAAAACAAAACTGCAGATGAAATAGTAGAACATATTTTGTTACACATGTTTAAATTCAAACAAGAAAAAGGTTCATTGTTAAGCAACACTTTAGAAAAGATAAACTCATTAAGtgggaaaaaaattgttgcGTCATAA
- the LOC100165777 gene encoding zinc finger CCCH domain-containing protein 10 isoform X3, translating into MKGKKEQESETTENVCRDFMRNVCNRGKSCKFFHPPVEEDKRKYVFCHDFQNGKCSRHDCRFIHCSREDEEYYNRTGRMAPEVLRTIEITGAPPSDDIPIYQPLDVPVRGPNGPFNSPQPAMPPNFGNELFRRRFDFDEEPDPKRRRYEFDNRMPLGRPFPNRDMDFSAPPGPVHQQPYWLLQDEVEMLRKRVAELKKRNEELQATNEFLLEQNAQLRINEQAPLRSTQQMVSAIRTVTTVPVSLAAVAAAGTPVSIATVSMAPIQIPPVVSGSGPPPLPQPTNSQPLVSYPIGRSTSAQHYIQPL; encoded by the exons ATGAAGGGGAAAAAGGAACAGGAATCAGAAACAACCGAGAATGTATGTCGTGATTTCATGCGCAATGTGTGCAATAGAGGCAAATCTTGCAAATTTTTTCATCCTCCTGTCGAAGAGGATAAGCGCAAATATGTATTTTGCCATGACTTTCAAAATGGCAAGTGTAGTCGACACGACTGCCGGTTCATTCATTGTTCTCGTGAGGATGAGGAGTATTATAATCGGACCGGACGCATGGCACCAGAAGTGTTGAGGACGATTGAAATAACTGGTGCGCCTCCTTCTGatgatatacctattt ATCAACCGCTTGATGTACCTGTTAGAGGTCCTAATGGTCCTTTCAATTCACCCCAGCCAGCGATGCCACCTAACTTCGGTAATGAGTTGTTCCGCAGACGCTTTGATTTCGATGAAGAGCCCGATCCCAAGCGTAGGCGCTACGAATTTGACAACAGAATGCCGCTAGGGCGCCCATTCCCCAATCGCGACATGGACTTTTCCGCGCCACCTGGGCCTGTGCATCAACAGCCATATTGGTTGTTGCAAGATGAGGTGGAAATGTTGCGCAAGCGTGTGGCTGAGTTGAAAAAGCGCAATGAGGAATTGCAAGCGACTAATGAATTCTTGTTGGAGCAAAACGCACAGCTGCGCATAAATGAACAAGCGCCCCTGCGCAGCACCCAGCAAATGGTGAGCGCTATACGCACCGTGACCACAGTCCCAGTCAGCTTGGCGGCGGTGGCTGCGGCCGGCACACCCGTGTCCATAGCTACCGTCTCCATGGCTCCAATTCAGATACCACCTGTTGTATCTGGGTCTGGCCCGCCGCCCCTGCCGCAGCCAACTAACTCGCAGCCTTTGGTATCTTATCCTATTGGCAGATCGACATCGGCCCAACACTATATCCAACC
- the LOC100165777 gene encoding zinc finger CCCH domain-containing protein 10 isoform X4, translating to MKGKKEQESETTENVCRDFMRNVCNRGKSCKFFHPPVEEDKRKYVFCHDFQNGKCSRHDCRFIHCSREDEEYYNRTGRMAPEVLRTIEITDQPLDVPVRGPNGPFNSPQPAMPPNFGNELFRRRFDFDEEPDPKRRRYEFDNRMPLGRPFPNRDMDFSAPPGPVHQQPYWLLQDEVEMLRKRVAELKKRNEELQATNEFLLEQNAQLRINEQAPLRSTQQMVSAIRTVTTVPVSLAAVAAAGTPVSIATVSMAPIQIPPVVSGSGPPPLPQPTNSQPLVSYPIGRSTSAQHYIQPL from the exons ATGAAGGGGAAAAAGGAACAGGAATCAGAAACAACCGAGAATGTATGTCGTGATTTCATGCGCAATGTGTGCAATAGAGGCAAATCTTGCAAATTTTTTCATCCTCCTGTCGAAGAGGATAAGCGCAAATATGTATTTTGCCATGACTTTCAAAATGGCAAGTGTAGTCGACACGACTGCCGGTTCATTCATTGTTCTCGTGAGGATGAGGAGTATTATAATCGGACCGGACGCATGGCACCAGAAGTGTTGAGGACGATTGAAATAACTG ATCAACCGCTTGATGTACCTGTTAGAGGTCCTAATGGTCCTTTCAATTCACCCCAGCCAGCGATGCCACCTAACTTCGGTAATGAGTTGTTCCGCAGACGCTTTGATTTCGATGAAGAGCCCGATCCCAAGCGTAGGCGCTACGAATTTGACAACAGAATGCCGCTAGGGCGCCCATTCCCCAATCGCGACATGGACTTTTCCGCGCCACCTGGGCCTGTGCATCAACAGCCATATTGGTTGTTGCAAGATGAGGTGGAAATGTTGCGCAAGCGTGTGGCTGAGTTGAAAAAGCGCAATGAGGAATTGCAAGCGACTAATGAATTCTTGTTGGAGCAAAACGCACAGCTGCGCATAAATGAACAAGCGCCCCTGCGCAGCACCCAGCAAATGGTGAGCGCTATACGCACCGTGACCACAGTCCCAGTCAGCTTGGCGGCGGTGGCTGCGGCCGGCACACCCGTGTCCATAGCTACCGTCTCCATGGCTCCAATTCAGATACCACCTGTTGTATCTGGGTCTGGCCCGCCGCCCCTGCCGCAGCCAACTAACTCGCAGCCTTTGGTATCTTATCCTATTGGCAGATCGACATCGGCCCAACACTATATCCAACC
- the LOC100165777 gene encoding zinc finger CCCH domain-containing protein 10 isoform X2 — MKGKKEQESETTENVCRDFMRNVCNRGKSCKFFHPPVEEDKRKYVFCHDFQNGKCSRHDCRFIHCSREDEEYYNRTGRMAPEVLRTIEITGAPPSDDIPICKDYLKGNCHRSQAHCKFRHVDQPLDVPVRGPNGPFNSPQPAMPPNFGNELFRRRFDFDEEPDPKRRRYEFDNRMPLGRPFPNRDMDFSAPPGPVHQQPYWLLQDEVEMLRKRVAELKKRNEELQATNEFLLEQNAQLRINEQAPLRSTQQMVSAIRTVTTVPVSLAAVAAAGTPVSIATVSMAPIQIPPVVSGSGPPPLPQPTNSQPLVSYPIGRSTSAQHYIQP, encoded by the coding sequence ATGAAGGGGAAAAAGGAACAGGAATCAGAAACAACCGAGAATGTATGTCGTGATTTCATGCGCAATGTGTGCAATAGAGGCAAATCTTGCAAATTTTTTCATCCTCCTGTCGAAGAGGATAAGCGCAAATATGTATTTTGCCATGACTTTCAAAATGGCAAGTGTAGTCGACACGACTGCCGGTTCATTCATTGTTCTCGTGAGGATGAGGAGTATTATAATCGGACCGGACGCATGGCACCAGAAGTGTTGAGGACGATTGAAATAACTGGTGCGCCTCCTTCTGatgatatacctatttgtaaagattatttaaaaggCAATTGCCATCGTAGCCAAGCTCATTGTAAATTTCGTCATGTAGATCAACCGCTTGATGTACCTGTTAGAGGTCCTAATGGTCCTTTCAATTCACCCCAGCCAGCGATGCCACCTAACTTCGGTAATGAGTTGTTCCGCAGACGCTTTGATTTCGATGAAGAGCCCGATCCCAAGCGTAGGCGCTACGAATTTGACAACAGAATGCCGCTAGGGCGCCCATTCCCCAATCGCGACATGGACTTTTCCGCGCCACCTGGGCCTGTGCATCAACAGCCATATTGGTTGTTGCAAGATGAGGTGGAAATGTTGCGCAAGCGTGTGGCTGAGTTGAAAAAGCGCAATGAGGAATTGCAAGCGACTAATGAATTCTTGTTGGAGCAAAACGCACAGCTGCGCATAAATGAACAAGCGCCCCTGCGCAGCACCCAGCAAATGGTGAGCGCTATACGCACCGTGACCACAGTCCCAGTCAGCTTGGCGGCGGTGGCTGCGGCCGGCACACCCGTGTCCATAGCTACCGTCTCCATGGCTCCAATTCAGATACCACCTGTTGTATCTGGGTCTGGCCCGCCGCCCCTGCCGCAGCCAACTAACTCGCAGCCTTTGGTATCTTATCCTATTGGCAGATCGACATCGGCCCAACACTATATCCAACCGTAG
- the LOC100165777 gene encoding zinc finger CCCH domain-containing protein 10 isoform X1 — translation MKGKKEQESETTENVCRDFMRNVCNRGKSCKFFHPPVEEDKRKYVFCHDFQNGKCSRHDCRFIHCSREDEEYYNRTGRMAPEVLRTIEITGAPPSDDIPICKDYLKGNCHRSQAHCKFRHVDQPLDVPVRGPNGPFNSPQPAMPPNFGNELFRRRFDFDEEPDPKRRRYEFDNRMPLGRPFPNRDMDFSAPPGPVHQQPYWLLQDEVEMLRKRVAELKKRNEELQATNEFLLEQNAQLRINEQAPLRSTQQMVSAIRTVTTVPVSLAAVAAAGTPVSIATVSMAPIQIPPVVSGSGPPPLPQPTNSQPLVSYPIGRSTSAQHYIQPL, via the coding sequence ATGAAGGGGAAAAAGGAACAGGAATCAGAAACAACCGAGAATGTATGTCGTGATTTCATGCGCAATGTGTGCAATAGAGGCAAATCTTGCAAATTTTTTCATCCTCCTGTCGAAGAGGATAAGCGCAAATATGTATTTTGCCATGACTTTCAAAATGGCAAGTGTAGTCGACACGACTGCCGGTTCATTCATTGTTCTCGTGAGGATGAGGAGTATTATAATCGGACCGGACGCATGGCACCAGAAGTGTTGAGGACGATTGAAATAACTGGTGCGCCTCCTTCTGatgatatacctatttgtaaagattatttaaaaggCAATTGCCATCGTAGCCAAGCTCATTGTAAATTTCGTCATGTAGATCAACCGCTTGATGTACCTGTTAGAGGTCCTAATGGTCCTTTCAATTCACCCCAGCCAGCGATGCCACCTAACTTCGGTAATGAGTTGTTCCGCAGACGCTTTGATTTCGATGAAGAGCCCGATCCCAAGCGTAGGCGCTACGAATTTGACAACAGAATGCCGCTAGGGCGCCCATTCCCCAATCGCGACATGGACTTTTCCGCGCCACCTGGGCCTGTGCATCAACAGCCATATTGGTTGTTGCAAGATGAGGTGGAAATGTTGCGCAAGCGTGTGGCTGAGTTGAAAAAGCGCAATGAGGAATTGCAAGCGACTAATGAATTCTTGTTGGAGCAAAACGCACAGCTGCGCATAAATGAACAAGCGCCCCTGCGCAGCACCCAGCAAATGGTGAGCGCTATACGCACCGTGACCACAGTCCCAGTCAGCTTGGCGGCGGTGGCTGCGGCCGGCACACCCGTGTCCATAGCTACCGTCTCCATGGCTCCAATTCAGATACCACCTGTTGTATCTGGGTCTGGCCCGCCGCCCCTGCCGCAGCCAACTAACTCGCAGCCTTTGGTATCTTATCCTATTGGCAGATCGACATCGGCCCAACACTATATCCAACC